The genomic segment CAACTCCAATTCTATACCATCAATCATTTCCATGAATTCATCAAGGGTTAACTTTTTATAGTATTGCCAATATAACCATATTTTTTTCACACTTTAATTCTCCAAAAGAAAAGCTCCCCATCTTATTGGAGAGCAATCAATTTAAAAATAATACCATAGGAAATTCGATAAGCCATGTTTTGTTCCCGTGTACTCAAACGGCTCACGCCTCGTACTTAGGGTGGTAATCATCTATCTACAGGTATACACCTGTCTCTTCCTACAGTTCATTTCCCTCGGAAGAGTGCCCCTACCATAGTTTGGGTTTCTCACTCGTGGGGTTTACCGCGTTCCATCTGCCCCGTTTCCGAGACAGCTACGTCACTGTGGCACTGTTCAGGGAACCTCATCCATATCCGAAGACTTAGGATTTATTCCCGCCGTCAACGCGTTATACGCGAAGCCACGGCTTATTCTTTCGCCGAGCACGAACACTACGGTCATCTCAGATCCGTGTGAGCATGGACTTTCCTCTACAACATAGGATGTTGCAGCGATTACCTAAATTCCACTATGATATTTTTAGTATACCGTACTTATGTTTCATTTACAATATATTATTCTTGGTCGAAGAGTTTACTTCCGAAAACATGCTTTTCCAGATTTGAAATCCGCTTCAATATATCAAAGTTCGTTGTTCCAGCACTTCCAGCCGCAGGGCGTTTTTGTGCAGATTCAAGCTCTCTTTGCATGCGTTCATTTTCGGTACGCAATTCTGTAATCGTCTTTTTAAAAGCTTCATAGTCATGAATAATATCATCAAGGAAGAGATCTACTTCTTCCTGATTATAGCCGCGAAGGCCCGTTTTGAATTCCTTCTCAAGAATCGTTTTTGTATCCAATTTAGTGTCCATGAAAAATCGCCCTTCCGTCTCTGTTTACATACCGTTGATTATAACATATATTGTCCGACTTTGTCTTACTAAAGCCGACTTTCAACCGTTTTTTGTCGCTTCGTGCGCTTGCCTGGGAAATAATTTTCTAGTTATCCTTATTTCCCTTTTCAAGAAATCATTTCTCGAACGTGCCCGAAATCTTTCCGCCAAGTAGGAATCCGCCTTCAGGAGCTTAATCGCCTCTTTCGTGGAGTCTAATGCCTTGTTTAACTCTTTCAGCTTATGCTCGTAAAGCTTCGCTAATTCCTCTAATGCGATAATTCGTTCACGTCCGGTAAGACCTGTTGCCGCTATCTTGAATGAAGAGACTGCGTCCTCGTAAGCCTGTTCCTTTTTCAAGATGAACCCGAAGTGAAAATGTGTCGCAGGATGATTGATCCCATACTCAGCAATGACACTTTCAAAGATTTGTTTACTACGGTCATGCGACTTTAAATCACCAAACCATTTCCCAATATTCGTATGGGTCACGGCCGATTCTCGGACATCGCTTTTCAATAGCAAATCGGTTGACCGTATATAAAGCGCAACTAGTGAAAGGATATCCCATTCATTATGGACGAGAACTTTCATTAATAGTTCCGCGCGACCATTCTTAACAGCATCTTGGTAGATGATTGGCGCCATATGCCCTGGGATATCTCCTTGTCGGAAGAAACCAAGTTGTTCCTCCTCAATTGCAGGTAGTCGAAACGTTGCCATCTCACCTTTCCAAATACGTCTGGAACCATGCAACAAATCGATTTGGGTATGCTTGAGAAGTGGCGGTAATTCTTTACGGTTCATCGTCCACCGTGTTTCCACCATTGGAATATCAAAACTTTTGCC from the Sporosarcina psychrophila genome contains:
- the gpsB gene encoding cell division regulator GpsB translates to MDTKLDTKTILEKEFKTGLRGYNQEEVDLFLDDIIHDYEAFKKTITELRTENERMQRELESAQKRPAAGSAGTTNFDILKRISNLEKHVFGSKLFDQE
- a CDS encoding ribonuclease H-like domain-containing protein, with translation MSYEQKLMQMKKLLKKTTSKVVAEDVPEVVKPVAKVPVYEQQWLDAGLTKAVNKHGIVYKRIVEYDTDHQHGNIILSGLKSTIDKWKKSGEVHPLSPDFSKPLVFFDTETTGLKGAGTLIFLMGFIEQTASSFKMTQYVLPGPDHEAAFLYATGLWEKPSTLVTYNGKSFDIPMVETRWTMNRKELPPLLKHTQIDLLHGSRRIWKGEMATFRLPAIEEEQLGFFRQGDIPGHMAPIIYQDAVKNGRAELLMKVLVHNEWDILSLVALYIRSTDLLLKSDVRESAVTHTNIGKWFGDLKSHDRSKQIFESVIAEYGINHPATHFHFGFILKKEQAYEDAVSSFKIAATGLTGRERIIALEELAKLYEHKLKELNKALDSTKEAIKLLKADSYLAERFRARSRNDFLKREIRITRKLFPRQAHEATKNG